The genomic segment GTCATAACCTTGTGCTGATTGGCTCACAGGGCTGACCACTTGGAGTTGAAGCTCCCTTGTTGGTGTATCCTGTCTCCCCTAACTGTATTGTTAATGGCTGAGGTGTGGCATTATAGGAACAGAGGCACTTATTTCCACTTCtgaatactgaaaatacagCACATTACATGTGGGCCAGAAAGACCAGCTTTTACTGGGTTGTATGGCAATCACCGTGAAAAGAGTCAGCTGAGGGAATAAATACTCACAACATGAATTCAGGAGACCCATAGGTGGGGAAGACATTGCTATCTCAGTTTTGACTAAAGTGGCATATAAATTATGACCATAATTGATACCTCAGTTATTCTTGTTAATGTGATCTGCAGATTAAAAACATGCCCATCACAAACCATTACCATCTGTAGACTGATTCATGTAAGATCCATTGCTCTAATCAAGGAGGCAATATATCATTTCCTCTCATAGAATTGTTATTATATCTCCtgtttattacattattattttcttgttttctcttagtttttttttctgaatctttttccttccttttcatccttacaTAATACATAATGATGGCAGAggactctcactcactcagagCTGCTCTCAGGGTCAGTTAACACAGCAAGGGAATAGGAAAGGTACATACATTATGTATGCCAACCACTCCaatcatatttgtatttttctgttttcacaTAGTCTAATGGTTTTCTGGAAATGAACTCTTACTGCATTATATactgaagaaaaatgtatacataCTGCCTTAGCATTTGATCACTGAATATTGCCATGATTTCAGGATGAGCTAGATGATGTGAGTGTGAAGCAGGGATTCACTCACCGGCCTCAGATTCAGGATGAGTACAGCAGTGCTCAGAACACTTCCATCACTCCAGCCAAGGTATGTGAATGTCTGTGGTGTTTTACTAGACAATAAGTTACTTGTGTGTGATAAGTGGCTATTGATAGATTGCAACAAATTCATGAGGTTGAGTAGTGACAAATTTTGTGGTGTTTATATGTAAAGAATCAGTTCCATTGCCATCATATTGAAAGAACTACCAAGATTGATTTTACAAGATTGTTCAAAGCATTACCATCATATGAGGTGATTTATTACAAAATACAGGACCTGTGATAAAACTAATCTGGATGCTTTTAAATGTACGAGTGGAGTGAAAATCAGCAGAAATGAGGAAACTGTCTTCTGTAGACATGATTGCATTTATGTTTATTAGGATCTGATCCTATTGCATGGCAAAACCTCTGCAGTGGAATGTCTCAAGAAGAATTTGTATCACCAGGTGTCACCCTCACACCAATCCTTTTTTATTAAAGATCTCAAATGTGCATTCAGCAGTtgtgcatttctttttctctattatgAAAATCATAgcataatatatttcagcagtAAAACAATTACACTTCCCCATTGATGCACAATATGGATTATTGAATAATATAttgtttctacttttctttctttgcataATTCTTACTTTTTTGAAAATGTACCATTTTACTTTGATTAACCTAATTCTTGCTTAAAATATCAACTGTGAAGTGCAGCAGTCAGTATATAACCACCTAATAATCATTCCCACCTCAGAGGGACTTTTTAATGCTAATGTATTATGACATATTGTTTTTGGAAGCAGTACCCACTTCTGTTGTTTAATACTTAAAAATTTATGCTTACTGATGACTTGTCAGTAAATTTTCATGATGTCATTCCATGTAGAAGTGTAAGTTGTTTATAAGAGCAAGGAGGTATGcacatatttatttgtatactATGTACTATGCATTTTGAGTTTATCTGATAAACTAGAAATGCACAGATTGGCAGAGTGACTCCACTTGTATTTTGCTGTGTGTGCACAGTAATATTTATACACAGCAGTAGTGAGCTACATTGATGTGATTCTAACCCCAGGCAGCTTTGTCACAGCCTCGAGTTGAACCAAGTAGTATACTACAGTTTCTCACAGCAGGAAAGGTAATTCACTGTGATTGAATGCATGCTTGAGAGTTGGATGCAGAAGTGACATCTCGTGATAGACTCCATTTAAACTGCCCCATCTTTCCATCACCAAGAAAGTAATGAAGTGATGGTACACAGATATGAAGATAAGTTACACATGACAATGAAGGCCATACCCcatttaaaggaaaaaagacagcaTTGGGCATCTTGTAACTCAGCAACAGTACAACAATAACACATAAATATGTTTTAACAGTAACTTTTTGCAGTTGTACAATTTACTTTCATACACATTTTTCAAAATGTATCTAGTTCATTAGTACTTTCTCTCAactaataatacacattttttttaggttgcAAATTACTTTAATGCCATCCTCAAGAAGAAGGCAGAGTGCAACCAGCTGCCAGACACAGCCAGGAAGAAGCAGCAAATTAATATTAAAGGTAATTTTTGGCTTGTGACACCAAGATCCAAGGCAGCAATTGAAGCTTGGTTTAAGGACCTTGCGGGATCCAAGCCTTTGACTTCACTGGCTAAAAAGGTAAGTTTTATTTGGAATTCAGCATTGCCAAATTTGAATTTCAACATAATATCGTTAGTAGTTATGGTCTTTTATTTATACACTCATCTAAATATATTGATGATCATTATGTTCACTGGGTGTATTTCTTTCTGTACTTTGCAAGATAAGAAGTGTGATGCATTTAGTTATTATGATAATTCATGCTGTGAACTGccattttctttgatattttcaTAGTATTTTAATTTTGTAATTTACTCCTCATCTTTCAGGTTCCAATCTTCAGCAAACGGGAAGACATGTTCCTGACGCTGTGTGAGTACTCAGTCCCCATGCTGAGGGCAACGTGGTTTATCAAAATGACATCTGCTTATCAAGAGTCAAAAGTAGCAGAATCAAAAATCAAGAAACGACAGCAGCCAGACATTGCACAGGGTAGGCAAACTGTGTTCGTACACTTACAGCAGGCACTGTAACACAGGAACTGTTTGACATGCATGATGCCAAAACACAAGATGATGGTTCCCTCCATGTCATAAAACTAAACTTAAATGAACTGAAAACTGAGAACCCTTTCGTCTGTATTTCTATTCCTGTTGTGAATAGAGGCATAGTGGGTTTTTATATGGGATTTCAGTCtggtatattttctttctatttatttgtttgatttatttatttacttttttcaacAGAGTGGACGCAGACTCTCACTAGACTCCTGCGGGAACAGCTAAACAAAATAGCGGAGATCTACCTTGGCAACCCATCTGCTGCCACGCCACCTGTAGGAACACCTGCAGGGAGCAGCACTCCAGGGGGCACAATGACATCACCAGCCTCAGTGACCAGCACCCCATCCTCCACACCAGCCCAGCCTCCTCAGTCTTCACCGCACAATCCCGGTGGGTCTGCTCACACCATTGGTATTGTCCTATGTTTATATTTATGATAGGTGGCAGAGGTACTTTTGCTAGGACATTATTTATCTTGAAATTGTAATTGAGTCTTTGTTATCTGTGCTTTGCTATgcaccgtgtgtgtgtttgtgtgtgtgtgtgtgtgtgtgtgtgtgtgtgtgtgtgtgtgtgtgtgtgtgtgtgtgtgtgtatgtgtgtgtgtgtgtgtagatttgaCAGTTGAGTGATAAGAtgtttttcgtgtgtgtatTCCTGAGTTGACTTTTGCAAGTTACTGTTAAATATCTTTCCATATCACTGAACAACGACAACCAAACTGCATGGTATTGGTGGCAAAATAGAGTCTGGTGCTGCCTTGTGCCAAGgaataaaacatttaaaaacaattaaattattattactggAGTTGGAGAGAGATTTCATCACTTGTAATGGGCTGTTTGTTAGCCAATGGAAAGCAATAAAGAAAGATATGTAACAGTAACTCACAGTAGTCAAATCAGGAATttatgcatgaaaaacatcttATCATTCACTTGTCAAACCTGTAATAAAACTGTTCATGTAAGTGTGTCCAAGGCTGCTGTCTGTCTTGACTTGCCAGCTCAAACATTATCAATGCTCTGTTCTCCCATGCAACCAAATCAAACTAGTTGAAAAGTGTGCCAACATTGACACTGACTGAGAATTTTGTTATCTTTTGGCACCAACTCTAGCTGAAAATGTTCATTGAAAATTTTTGATTGAATGTCCACAGAAAATCACAGACAGTAGGTTTAGTAAAGTGCAAGCAGCTCAGATAGGGTAAGGGACATGTAAATCAGATAATCTTTTTTGCTCAGGAtggctgtctatctatctgtctctgtaatgcctccctccttcctgtaaTCCCTCAAAACAGGAGTAGCCATGGCAAAAGGGTCTTACCACATCCAAATATTCCCATCTTGCTGCAACATGTTCTCCTTTAGTAGCCTCCTTCTCCATTAGAACTGTCAGTTTCACTCATACACTTTGTCTCATTATAATTATAGTGTGACTTGAGAATTGAAATTGTTACATATTTGTGTTCCCATTATACCAGAAGTTATATGAACATTGTCCAAGGCATATATTTTAATACCTAATATGCACATTTCCATCAAATTTATACTTTCTAGGTTTGTCAGGATCCTCTAGTGGAAGTACACCAGTAAGTGGAACAGGACAGAACACTACAGCCGCCCAGCTGACTCATGTGTTACGTAACTGGAATTACTGCCTTCAGCTCACTCATTTCATGTACCAGGTATGCTGACTGATCCTCTCCAAGGTTCAAATAGGGAACATATAATACcccaaaaaaattatattgttgAAGGCTTTTTCGGTATGTTTATGTTGTTATAGCCAATCTTTGCAAATGTTCCATGTGATCACTTGACTCTATGCCAGAAAAATATACATTCTGATTAGTAACTCCAAGATAAAGAGTTACAGATTGCATTGATTGGAGGTAACCTTTCTACTATCTCAGAGAAAGGTCAACTGAGGGCCTTGTCATCAGCCATCAGATTTTGTGATGTAGGGAATAAATCGCCAGCAATCATTAGAACACATAGGAAAGGAAGCCCAcacaaaatgaaaggaaaggaagcccacacaaaatgaaaatgtgCTGTGTAAAAATTCATAATGCATATTGCTGCATTCTTCAGCCCTCCTTTTCTCGTGCAGGGCCCCTTCTCACTTTGCCTAGTCAGTGTGTTAAAATTTTAGtaccttttctttgctttaattGTTATATGACTCCTTCACTTTACTATAATACTTCTTATTTCAGTTTTTCTCTATTATGGTATTATGAttcaatttatatttttgtttttatatcatGTTTGTATTTCACTACATTGAAAAAAATCTCAGGACTGAGGCCTCTGTAGTGTACGGGTTGAATTTCTCTTTACATCCGTGACTCTAAGCATGTCTTCTGATACAACTGGtacaaaaaagaagtaaatatcTTGATAGGGAAAAGTGGAGGCACCTGAGGAACACTCCCAGATGAAGCAAGACATGAAAAAGATAGACAGCTAgaagaataaatacaaaattttCTGATATTCTTATGAGATGCATAATCATACTACAAtggtttacttttttcttatgcaGGAGGGGCTGCTTGACCGTCAGGAACTGCTGGAGTGGGTTGTTGATGCATTTGTGCGTTGGCGAGGGAGTGAGCATGATGTTGTGCTGAGATGAAATCACTCAGTCTGAGTACCTCTCTCGTAAATTAGCTCACTACTCTGCCGTCAAGTTGACCCAGCTTTGCCATGATTCAGGCTACTCTTCTCCAAGACCTCAGTCACCTGTTAATCCAAGTAGTAATGGGTAAATATACTGgctatctctttattttttgtttctatttattaACTGCCATCTTAAGTGAAACAAAATCTAATCTACTCATCTGTATTCTTTACTAATTCTTTTACCATTTCCAGCAATTGAATGGGATGATATTCACCAAACTCTGGccttttcatatttgtttctagtacacttcttttttctcttgctgTTCATGGCTACTGTCAATATTaacttatcattatcattttcctcaTCCATCTTAGGGGACTAGAAAGAACTGTCACTTATCACTGTAACCAAGTGACTGTGTGCAAAATCAGCTCTTGATTTGAAAATTGTTAGCAGACAGCTTCCATTATGAACACTCTCATAGCAAGTACTGCTTAGGTGCATCTGCTGCATAGTGTGGCTCACATACCATTGCAACCAGTGTGAAACGACCTCTAAGGTTTGATACACACTTGGCCAATAATGGTTTGTTTGCAACTTTGCATATTTGTATGGTTTCCTCTTGACTGGTTATTTTATgtgaagtagtaataataataatggtgataagagtgttatttatagtGCATTTTATTCCTTATGTAACACAAATAAGTGTGAAGCAGTTTGTTGTCAGCATTTCATTTCACAGGGCAGTGTAGCACCTAAACCATCACTTGCCAATAACCCAGACTTTCTCCTTGGACATTTTTAGATATGGGTTGATTTTCTGAAATATTTTTAAGGAGGAGGGAGTTTATCATGAGGCATCAACTCTTTCTCATTTACAAGACAGTCTGATATTTCTAAGCAAATTTCTATCATGTTGATGATTATAATGAccaattttgtatttattttaggaTAAGTGTGAGTGCCCCAGCATCGGGAAGTAACCAGCCAGCAGGCTCCACTGTGAACCCACTGATGTCCACCTTCCAGGAATTGCTGTCTTGT from the Scylla paramamosain isolate STU-SP2022 chromosome 17, ASM3559412v1, whole genome shotgun sequence genome contains:
- the LOC135108473 gene encoding mediator of RNA polymerase II transcription subunit 12-like protein isoform X4, whose protein sequence is MMAVASAEKRPLKRQKLGPPDVYPQDAKQKEDELDDVSVKQGFTHRPQIQDEYSSAQNTSITPAKAALSQPRVEPSSILQFLTAGKVANYFNAILKKKAECNQLPDTARKKQQINIKGNFWLVTPRSKAAIEAWFKDLAGSKPLTSLAKKVPIFSKREDMFLTLCEYSVPMLRATWFIKMTSAYQESKVAESKIKKRQQPDIAQEWTQTLTRLLREQLNKIAEIYLGNPSAATPPVGTPAGSSTPGGTMTSPASVTSTPSSTPAQPPQSSPHNPGGAA